The Streptomyces kanamyceticus genome window below encodes:
- the hemC gene encoding hydroxymethylbilane synthase — protein MSVPELIRIVSRSSPMALAQVERVRTELAALHPGIRTEVVPVTTSGDRWMGDLARLGGKGAFTKEVDAALLAGEADLAVHCVKDVPADRPLPEGTTFAAFLKRDDIRDALIHPEGLTLDELPAGTRIGTSSVRRVAQLAASHPELDCVPMRGNAGRRLAKLAAGDADALLLAQSGLDRIGRPELASEILSVETMCPPIGAGILALQCREEDTTTIDAVSGLGDRDAWREATAERMFLHVLQGHCNSPIAGYARAERGGDLSLRACVFTPDGKTVLNAQEWAGPLDPTTLGMSVAVALLRQGARELIDGIAH, from the coding sequence ATGTCCGTTCCCGAGCTCATCCGCATCGTCTCCCGCTCCTCCCCCATGGCACTGGCCCAGGTGGAGCGCGTCCGTACCGAACTCGCCGCGCTGCACCCCGGCATCCGCACCGAGGTCGTGCCGGTCACCACCTCCGGGGACCGCTGGATGGGCGACCTGGCGCGGCTCGGCGGCAAGGGGGCCTTCACCAAGGAGGTCGACGCCGCGTTGCTCGCCGGTGAGGCGGATCTCGCGGTGCACTGCGTGAAGGACGTACCGGCGGACCGGCCGCTGCCCGAGGGCACCACGTTCGCCGCGTTCCTCAAGCGGGACGACATCCGCGACGCGCTCATCCACCCCGAGGGGCTCACCCTCGACGAGCTGCCCGCGGGCACCCGCATCGGCACATCGTCGGTCCGCCGTGTCGCGCAACTCGCCGCCTCACACCCCGAGTTGGACTGCGTTCCGATGCGCGGGAACGCGGGCCGCAGGCTGGCGAAGCTCGCCGCGGGCGACGCCGACGCGCTGCTGCTCGCCCAGTCGGGTCTGGACCGCATCGGCCGCCCGGAGCTGGCCAGCGAGATCCTGTCGGTGGAGACGATGTGCCCGCCGATCGGCGCGGGGATCCTCGCGCTGCAGTGCCGCGAGGAGGACACGACCACGATCGACGCGGTGTCGGGCCTCGGCGACAGGGACGCGTGGCGGGAGGCGACGGCCGAGCGGATGTTCCTGCACGTGCTGCAGGGGCACTGCAACTCGCCGATCGCCGGGTACGCGCGTGCCGAGCGGGGCGGCGATCTGTCGCTGCGCGCCTGCGTGTTCACCCCGGACGGCAAGACGGTCCTGAACGCGCAGGAGTGGGCGGGGCCGCTCGACCCCACCACGCTCGGCATGTCGGTCGCGGTCGCGCTGCTGCGCCAGGGCGCCAGGGAACTGATCGACGGCATCGCGCACTGA
- a CDS encoding HdeD family acid-resistance protein, whose protein sequence is MDTATPPTPTAPHGPDGPSGPLNTLVRGAWQYVLVSGVLALVLGVLALVWPGATLLVAGAFFGAYLLVSGIFQIVAAFGTHVSGAMRVLAFISGALGILLGLFCFRGAMQSILLLALWIGIGWLFKGITLTIAAVSDPDMPARGWQAVTGIVSVIAGCVLIVSPFDSVAILTVLGGCMLIAVGVAEIITALQIRRRAKHLPHHV, encoded by the coding sequence ATGGACACAGCCACCCCACCCACTCCGACCGCCCCGCACGGGCCCGACGGACCGAGCGGACCGCTGAACACCCTGGTCCGCGGCGCCTGGCAGTACGTGCTCGTCTCAGGCGTGCTCGCGCTGGTCCTCGGCGTCCTCGCGCTGGTCTGGCCCGGCGCGACGCTGCTGGTCGCGGGCGCGTTCTTCGGTGCCTACCTGTTGGTCAGCGGAATCTTCCAGATCGTCGCCGCGTTCGGCACGCACGTGTCGGGCGCGATGCGGGTGCTCGCCTTCATCAGCGGCGCCCTCGGCATCCTGCTCGGTCTCTTCTGCTTCCGCGGCGCGATGCAGTCGATCCTGCTGCTCGCTCTGTGGATCGGCATCGGCTGGCTCTTCAAGGGCATCACGCTGACCATCGCCGCGGTCTCGGACCCGGACATGCCCGCCCGCGGCTGGCAGGCGGTCACCGGCATCGTGAGCGTGATCGCGGGCTGCGTCCTGATCGTCTCGCCCTTCGACTCGGTGGCGATCCTCACCGTGCTCGGCGGCTGCATGCTGATCGCGGTCGGCGTCGCCGAGATCATCACCGCCTTGCAGATCCGCCGCCGCGCCAAGCACCTTCCGCACCACGTCTGA
- a CDS encoding ATP-dependent Clp protease ATP-binding subunit, translating into MTMSSFGSLGGPDPFSELLNRFFGMSPASSPPQVQRVPIGRLLTDSARELIGLATTRAADDGSADLDTEHLLWAATQVEPARGLLAQAGADPDQLGKAIAEALPGASEVPSAEPRLTPAAKRVLMAAFERSQAAGVSYIGPEHILAALLGTPDSGAVRTLASQGVDADRLGHGTEAAARAEGTPTGGVSETPTLDEYGRDLTEEARAGRLDPVVGRAEEIEQTVEILSRRSKNNPVLIGEPGVGKTAIVEGLAQRIVAGEVPGTLESKRVIALDLSGLVAGAQYRGQFEERLKKVIDEVKQASDSTVLFIDELHTVVGAGASGEGAMDAGNMLKPALARGELHVVGATTIDEYRKYIEKDAALERRFQPVLIPEPSVAETVQILEGLRDSYEAHHQVRYADGALAAAAELSDRYVSDRFLPDKAIDLLDQAGARVRLKSLGKSGAVIEREDRVAKLRREKDEAVGAEDFEKASDLKKRIATAESELAGIEERREGVMEVTALDIAEILSRRTGIPVAQMTASEKEKLLKLEDALHDRVVGQDEAVTAIAQAVRRNRAGMGDPDRPVGSFLFLGPTGVGKTELAKALAELLFGDEGRMVRFDMGEFQEKHTVSRLIGAPPGYVGHEEAGQLTEKVRRQPYSVLLFDEVEKAHPDVFNSLLQVLDDGRLTDARGRTVDFRNCVIVMTSNIGAQRILAHQGDVSEIKDDLKADLRGYFTPEFLNRIDETIIFHGLAEDDLTRILDLLLAQSERRVRAQGLELEVTEAAKKLLVAHGHQPEFGARPLRRTIQTELDNRLAELLLTGEAEPGDTIVADVKDDALVCAIERTAS; encoded by the coding sequence ATGACGATGTCCTCCTTCGGATCCCTCGGCGGCCCCGACCCCTTCTCCGAGCTGCTCAACCGCTTCTTCGGGATGTCCCCCGCCTCCTCGCCACCACAGGTGCAGCGGGTGCCCATCGGACGGCTGCTCACGGACTCGGCGCGCGAGCTGATCGGCCTGGCCACCACGCGCGCCGCCGACGACGGCAGCGCGGACCTCGACACCGAGCACCTGCTGTGGGCCGCGACCCAGGTCGAACCGGCCAGGGGCCTCCTCGCGCAGGCGGGCGCGGACCCCGACCAACTGGGCAAGGCCATCGCCGAAGCCCTGCCGGGGGCGAGCGAAGTGCCGTCCGCCGAACCGCGGTTGACGCCTGCCGCGAAGCGCGTCCTGATGGCGGCCTTCGAGCGCTCCCAGGCGGCCGGGGTGTCCTACATCGGCCCCGAGCACATCCTCGCCGCGCTCCTCGGCACACCGGACTCCGGCGCGGTGCGGACGCTCGCCTCGCAGGGCGTGGACGCGGACCGGCTCGGACACGGCACGGAGGCGGCCGCCCGGGCGGAGGGCACGCCGACCGGTGGCGTGAGCGAGACGCCGACCCTGGACGAGTACGGCAGGGACCTCACCGAGGAGGCGAGGGCGGGCAGGCTCGACCCGGTGGTCGGCAGGGCCGAGGAGATCGAGCAGACCGTGGAGATCCTCTCCCGGCGCTCCAAGAACAACCCCGTACTGATCGGTGAGCCCGGCGTCGGCAAGACCGCGATCGTCGAGGGCCTGGCCCAGCGCATCGTGGCGGGCGAGGTGCCAGGGACCCTTGAGAGCAAGCGTGTCATCGCGCTCGACCTGTCGGGGCTCGTGGCGGGCGCGCAGTACCGCGGCCAGTTCGAGGAGCGCCTGAAGAAGGTCATCGACGAGGTCAAGCAGGCGTCGGATTCGACGGTGCTCTTCATCGACGAGCTGCACACCGTGGTCGGCGCGGGCGCGTCGGGCGAAGGGGCGATGGACGCGGGCAACATGCTCAAACCCGCCCTCGCCCGCGGGGAGTTGCACGTCGTGGGGGCGACCACCATCGACGAGTACCGGAAGTACATCGAGAAGGACGCCGCCCTGGAGCGCCGCTTCCAGCCGGTGCTCATCCCCGAGCCGAGCGTCGCGGAGACCGTGCAGATCCTCGAAGGGCTGCGGGACTCCTACGAGGCCCACCACCAGGTCCGCTACGCCGACGGCGCCCTCGCCGCCGCGGCCGAGCTGTCCGACCGCTACGTCTCCGACCGGTTCCTGCCGGACAAGGCCATCGACCTGCTCGACCAGGCGGGCGCGCGCGTCCGCCTGAAGTCGCTCGGCAAGTCCGGTGCGGTCATCGAGCGCGAGGACCGCGTCGCCAAGCTGCGGCGGGAGAAGGACGAGGCGGTCGGCGCCGAGGACTTCGAGAAGGCCTCCGACCTCAAGAAGCGGATCGCGACGGCCGAGAGCGAGCTCGCCGGGATCGAGGAGCGGCGCGAGGGCGTGATGGAGGTGACCGCACTCGACATCGCCGAGATCCTGTCCCGGCGTACCGGCATCCCGGTCGCGCAGATGACCGCGAGCGAGAAGGAGAAGCTCCTCAAGCTGGAGGACGCGCTGCACGACCGGGTGGTGGGCCAGGACGAGGCGGTCACCGCGATCGCCCAGGCGGTGCGCCGCAACCGCGCGGGCATGGGCGACCCCGACCGCCCTGTCGGTTCTTTCCTCTTCCTCGGCCCGACCGGCGTCGGCAAGACCGAACTCGCCAAGGCGCTCGCGGAGTTGCTGTTCGGGGACGAGGGCCGCATGGTCCGCTTCGACATGGGCGAGTTCCAGGAGAAGCACACCGTCTCCCGGCTGATCGGCGCCCCGCCCGGATACGTGGGGCACGAGGAGGCCGGACAGCTGACCGAGAAGGTGCGCAGGCAGCCGTACAGCGTGCTGCTCTTCGACGAGGTGGAGAAGGCCCATCCGGACGTCTTCAACAGCCTCCTCCAGGTGCTCGACGACGGGCGGTTGACCGACGCGCGGGGCCGTACGGTCGACTTCCGCAACTGCGTGATCGTGATGACCTCGAACATCGGCGCCCAGCGCATCCTCGCCCACCAGGGCGACGTCTCCGAGATCAAGGACGACCTCAAGGCCGATCTGCGCGGCTACTTCACCCCGGAGTTCCTCAACCGCATCGACGAGACGATCATCTTCCACGGCCTGGCCGAGGACGACCTGACCCGCATCCTCGATCTGCTCCTCGCCCAGTCCGAACGCCGGGTGCGTGCCCAGGGGTTGGAGCTCGAGGTCACCGAGGCGGCCAAGAAGCTCCTGGTCGCGCACGGGCACCAGCCGGAGTTCGGGGCGCGCCCCCTGCGCCGTACGATCCAGACCGAATTGGACAACCGCCTCGCCGAGTTGCTGCTTACGGGCGAGGCGGAGCCGGGCGACACCATCGTCGCGGACGTCAAGGACGACGCCCTCGTCTGCGCCATCGAGCGCACGGCGAGCTGA